From a region of the Pukyongiella litopenaei genome:
- the thiS gene encoding sulfur carrier protein ThiS encodes MRVDVNGRTESVRGGTLADLIDELGFDADSVATALDGVFVPRADRAAIPMRDGAKVEVLSPMQGG; translated from the coding sequence ATGCGGGTTGACGTGAACGGCAGGACAGAATCGGTGCGCGGAGGAACGCTGGCCGATCTGATCGACGAACTGGGCTTTGACGCCGACAGCGTGGCGACGGCGCTCGACGGGGTGTTCGTGCCCCGTGCCGACCGCGCCGCGATCCCGATGCGGGACGGCGCGAAGGTCGAGGTCCTGTCGCCGATGCAGGGAGGCTGA
- a CDS encoding ThiF family adenylyltransferase, translating to MTRYARQTCLPGIGPGGQARLAAARVLVVGAGGLGAALLPLLAGAGVGYLRLIDPDVVEASNLHRQTLFRMSDLGRAKAEVAAETLAGLNPDCEISPCVARLDPVSARGELAGADLVIDAADSFAVTYALSDLCHAAARPLISASVLARQGYVGGFCGGAPSLRAVFPDLPGRLGSCATNGVMGPVVATLGAVQAQMALAVLLDHDPSPLGQLLSMDLATWRLTGFRFDGAAEPATPTPAILSRSQVAAGDLVIDLRENQLPAPAPRPDQRVVFVCSTGLRAWRAARALGASGHAAVAIIGDGA from the coding sequence ATGACCCGCTATGCCCGCCAGACCTGCCTGCCCGGGATCGGGCCCGGCGGGCAGGCCCGGCTCGCCGCCGCGCGCGTGCTGGTTGTCGGCGCGGGCGGGTTGGGTGCCGCGCTGCTGCCGCTGCTGGCGGGGGCGGGCGTCGGATACCTGCGCCTGATCGACCCGGACGTGGTCGAGGCGAGCAACCTCCACCGCCAGACGCTGTTTCGCATGTCCGATCTGGGCCGCGCCAAGGCCGAGGTCGCCGCCGAGACGCTGGCCGGGCTCAACCCCGATTGCGAAATCTCGCCATGTGTCGCCCGTCTCGACCCGGTTTCGGCACGCGGCGAACTGGCCGGCGCCGACCTGGTGATCGACGCCGCCGACAGTTTCGCGGTGACCTATGCGCTCTCGGATCTGTGCCACGCCGCCGCCAGGCCGCTGATCAGCGCGTCGGTGCTGGCGCGGCAAGGCTATGTCGGCGGGTTCTGCGGCGGCGCGCCGAGCCTGCGCGCGGTGTTTCCCGACCTGCCCGGCAGGCTGGGCAGCTGTGCGACCAACGGCGTGATGGGGCCGGTGGTGGCGACGCTGGGCGCGGTGCAGGCGCAGATGGCGCTGGCGGTGCTGCTGGATCACGACCCGTCGCCGCTGGGGCAGCTCCTGTCGATGGATCTGGCGACCTGGCGGCTGACCGGCTTTCGGTTCGATGGCGCGGCCGAGCCCGCGACACCGACACCGGCGATCCTGTCGCGGTCGCAAGTCGCCGCCGGCGATCTCGTGATCGACCTGCGCGAAAACCAGCTGCCGGCACCGGCACCGCGACCGGACCAGCGGGTGGTGTTCGTCTGTTCCACCGGGCTGCGGGCCTGGCGCGCGGCCAGGGCGCTCGGCGCCAGCGGGCACGCGGCCGTCGCCATCATCGGTGACGGGGCATGA
- a CDS encoding thiazole synthase: MFYGVDLNCRLMLGTAQYPSPQVLRDAISASQTEVITVSLRREGHGGEAFREILKDSGCRILPNTAGCHTVREAVTTAQMARELFGTAWIKLEVIGHADTLQPDPFALVEAARILTADGFEVFPYTTEDLIVGEKLIEAGCRVLMPWGAPIGSGQGLRNIGGLRSLRAYFPDIPLVIDAGIGAPSQAAQAMELGFDAVLLNTAVARALDPVGMARAFGQAVAAGRLAHDAGLMPERDMAQASTPIFGMAELA, encoded by the coding sequence ATGTTCTACGGCGTCGACCTGAACTGCCGGCTGATGCTGGGCACGGCGCAATACCCGTCGCCGCAGGTGTTGCGCGACGCGATTTCCGCCTCGCAGACCGAGGTCATCACCGTGTCGCTGCGCCGCGAAGGGCATGGCGGAGAGGCGTTTCGGGAAATCCTGAAAGACAGCGGGTGCCGCATCCTGCCCAACACCGCCGGCTGCCACACGGTGCGCGAGGCGGTGACCACGGCGCAGATGGCGCGCGAGTTGTTCGGCACGGCCTGGATCAAGCTCGAGGTGATCGGCCATGCCGACACGCTGCAACCCGACCCGTTCGCGCTGGTCGAGGCCGCCCGCATCCTGACCGCGGACGGGTTCGAGGTCTTTCCCTATACGACCGAGGATCTGATCGTGGGAGAAAAGCTGATCGAGGCGGGGTGCCGGGTGCTGATGCCCTGGGGCGCGCCCATCGGCTCGGGGCAGGGTCTGCGCAATATCGGCGGGCTGCGGTCGCTGCGCGCCTATTTCCCCGACATCCCGCTGGTGATCGACGCCGGGATCGGCGCGCCGTCGCAGGCGGCGCAGGCGATGGAACTGGGGTTCGACGCGGTGCTGCTGAACACCGCCGTGGCCAGGGCGCTCGATCCCGTCGGCATGGCCCGCGCCTTCGGGCAGGCGGTGGCGGCGGGGCGGCTGGCCCATGATGCCGGGCTGATGCCCGAACGCGACATGGCGCAGGCCTCGACCCCGATCTTCGGCATGGCGGAACTGGCATGA
- a CDS encoding FAD-dependent oxidoreductase, whose amino-acid sequence MFSVLGAGVAGLCAATALAERGCRVEVIDPDPAPTGASWYAGGMLAPFCEGEAAPDGIVTRGQAARDWWAARVPGVLQQGTLVVAPPRDRVELDRFACATRGHDRVVPGEIEPDLGGRFAVGLHFAQEAHLDPRAACSALIARLRGMGVELHFGAQRRPRGQIVDCRGWAARADLPGLRAVRGEMLMIETREVALSRPVRLLHPRFPCYVVPRGDGRFMVGATMIESEDDGPITARTVMELLSAAYTVHPAFGEARLIETGAGLRPAFADNVPAVVARGDRIHVNGLYRHGFLMGPALAEELAAMVFQEQRHAG is encoded by the coding sequence ATGTTCTCGGTTCTCGGGGCCGGCGTGGCGGGGCTCTGCGCCGCGACCGCGCTGGCCGAACGCGGCTGCCGGGTCGAGGTGATCGACCCCGACCCGGCGCCGACGGGGGCCTCGTGGTATGCGGGCGGGATGCTCGCGCCGTTCTGCGAAGGCGAGGCCGCGCCGGACGGGATCGTCACGCGCGGCCAGGCCGCGCGCGACTGGTGGGCGGCGCGGGTGCCCGGTGTCCTGCAGCAGGGCACGCTGGTCGTCGCCCCGCCGCGCGACCGGGTCGAACTGGACCGTTTCGCATGCGCCACGCGGGGCCATGACCGGGTTGTTCCGGGTGAGATCGAGCCCGACCTGGGCGGGCGGTTCGCGGTGGGGCTGCACTTTGCGCAGGAGGCGCATCTCGATCCGCGCGCGGCCTGTTCCGCGCTCATCGCGCGATTGCGCGGGATGGGCGTCGAATTGCATTTCGGTGCCCAGCGGCGACCGCGCGGCCAGATTGTCGATTGCCGCGGCTGGGCGGCGCGGGCCGACCTGCCGGGATTGCGCGCGGTGCGCGGTGAAATGCTGATGATCGAAACCCGGGAGGTTGCGCTGTCGCGTCCCGTCCGGCTGCTGCATCCGCGTTTTCCCTGCTATGTCGTGCCGCGCGGCGACGGGCGGTTCATGGTCGGCGCGACGATGATCGAAAGCGAGGATGACGGCCCGATCACGGCGCGCACGGTCATGGAGCTGCTATCCGCCGCCTATACCGTGCATCCGGCCTTTGGCGAGGCGCGGCTGATCGAGACGGGCGCCGGGCTGCGGCCCGCATTTGCCGACAATGTGCCCGCGGTCGTCGCACGCGGCGACCGCATTCATGTGAACGGCCTCTACCGGCACGGGTTCCTGATGGGTCCCGCGCTGGCCGAGGAACTGGCGGCGATGGTGTTTCAGGAGCAACGACATGCGGGTTGA
- a CDS encoding thiamine phosphate synthase, whose product MTALDPFYLIVGHVGRLELLVPHGVRLVQLRIKDQPEQEIRRQVARARDFCAVHKAQLVVNDYWEIALDLRCNFVHLGQEDMDGADFAALRRAGIRFGLSTHDDAELDRALGCDPAYVALGPVYPTLLKQMKWGPQGLDRVRDWKTRAGTTPLVGIGGLTPARLPDLFAAGADCAAVVTDIQQADDPEARCREWITATRAHLR is encoded by the coding sequence ATGACCGCGCTCGATCCCTTCTATCTCATCGTCGGCCATGTGGGGCGGCTCGAACTGCTGGTTCCCCATGGCGTCAGGCTGGTGCAACTGCGGATCAAGGACCAGCCCGAGCAGGAAATCCGCCGCCAGGTCGCCCGCGCCCGCGATTTCTGCGCGGTTCACAAGGCGCAGCTGGTGGTGAACGACTACTGGGAAATCGCGCTCGATCTGCGCTGCAATTTCGTTCATCTCGGGCAGGAGGACATGGACGGGGCGGATTTCGCCGCGCTCAGGCGGGCGGGGATCCGGTTCGGCCTGTCCACCCATGACGACGCGGAACTGGACCGCGCCCTGGGCTGCGATCCGGCCTATGTCGCGCTGGGGCCGGTCTATCCGACATTGCTGAAACAGATGAAATGGGGGCCGCAGGGGCTCGACCGGGTGCGGGACTGGAAAACGCGGGCGGGCACCACGCCGCTGGTCGGCATCGGCGGTCTGACGCCCGCGCGCCTGCCCGATCTCTTTGCCGCTGGGGCCGACTGCGCCGCCGTCGTGACCGACATCCAGCAGGCGGACGATCCCGAGGCGCGGTGCCGCGAGTGGATCACCGCCACGCGGGCGCATCTGCGATGA
- the thiD gene encoding bifunctional hydroxymethylpyrimidine kinase/phosphomethylpyrimidine kinase: MSGAVLFIGGMDSSGGAGLLRDCAAAAEVAAEARVAVTAVTAQDDRAVTAIHPVPPEMVTAQITAADDVAAIKIGMLCSARIVDAVAAALPRAPRVLDPVLKSSSGRDLLDAEGVDLLVERLLPATDLLTPNLPELAVLARHLGVGAADETACIEALFARGCGAVLVKGGHAAPSPVSEDRLYVPGAPPARFTRPRIGVAVRGTGCFLASAIAAHLARGCDLYGATDAAKALLHARFLRVAAGAASRDHQALPVQSH; encoded by the coding sequence ATGAGCGGCGCGGTCCTGTTCATCGGCGGCATGGATTCGAGCGGCGGCGCCGGGTTGCTGCGCGACTGCGCCGCCGCGGCGGAGGTGGCCGCCGAGGCACGGGTCGCCGTCACCGCGGTCACGGCGCAGGACGACCGGGCCGTGACCGCCATCCATCCGGTCCCGCCCGAAATGGTCACCGCCCAGATCACCGCCGCCGACGATGTCGCCGCGATCAAGATCGGGATGCTGTGCTCGGCCCGGATCGTCGATGCGGTCGCGGCCGCCCTGCCGCGTGCGCCGCGCGTGCTCGACCCGGTGCTGAAATCCAGTTCGGGGCGCGATCTGCTCGATGCCGAAGGGGTCGACCTGCTCGTCGAGCGCCTGTTGCCGGCCACCGACCTGCTCACCCCGAACCTGCCCGAACTCGCGGTGCTCGCACGCCATCTCGGGGTCGGCGCGGCGGATGAAACCGCCTGTATCGAGGCGCTGTTCGCACGCGGCTGCGGCGCGGTGCTGGTCAAGGGCGGCCATGCCGCACCGTCCCCGGTCAGCGAAGACAGGCTCTATGTCCCGGGCGCCCCGCCCGCCCGGTTCACGAGACCGCGCATCGGTGTCGCGGTGCGGGGAACCGGCTGTTTTCTGGCCAGCGCCATCGCGGCCCATCTGGCCCGCGGGTGCGACCTGTACGGGGCCACAGACGCCGCCAAGGCCCTGCTGCACGCCCGTTTCCTGCGGGTTGCGGCCGGGGCCGCCAGCCGCGACCATCAGGCGTTGCCGGTGCAATCGCACTGA